Sequence from the Zeugodacus cucurbitae isolate PBARC_wt_2022May chromosome 5, idZeuCucr1.2, whole genome shotgun sequence genome:
cttgttaactttatatttttgtgttcgTAGATGTGGATACAACCAGTGGCGCGATCCCATGAAACCCACACAGATACTCTCGAAGCTGTGCAAAGAAAGCAAATTAGACACGCCACATTATTTTCAAGATCGTGTGGCAATCGGTAAATATTGCATGACCTTTTCTGATGAAGAAGTAATAGCGTGGAATGGACCGACAACATGTCGTAACCGTGATGAACACCTAGCGCTTGCAGTGCTGCACAGATGGAGTGAAATACCCAAAGTGGGTTGCAAGGTAAGTGAAAACACTATACTTAAAAAAGGTCTGCTTTCAATTCAAATATTGTGATAAACAGATTGTACCCGAGCATATAGAATCACGACCACTATACAATCCCGAGAAGCCTGGTATTGAACAGGGTAAGATCGAAATGTGGGTCGACATGTTTCCCATGGATATGCCCTTACCAGGTCCGCCAGTGGATATATCACCGCGTAAGCCAAAGGAGTACGAATTGCGCGTTGTGATATGGAACACGGATGATGTTGTGCTGGAAGATGATGCTTTCTTCACTGGCGAAAAAATGTCAGATATTTATGTTAAAGGGTACGTAACTACATAGTTGTTGCTTGTAATGTCAAAAGTAAGactcatatttttttgaaacagtTGGCTTACGGGACCGCAAGATATGCAGTCGACAGATATACACTACCGCTCACTCACTGGTGAGGGTAATTTCAATTGGCGTTTCATCTTTCCATTCGAGTATTTGGCAGCAGAAGAACGCATTGTGCTCTCCAGGCGCGAGTCACTATTCAGTTGGGACGAAACAGAAGTTAAAATACCTGCGCGTCTCGAACTACAAGTATGGGATGCGGACCACTTTTCAGCTGATGATTTCCTCGGTACTTCAATTGTATACCCAACACAGTTTTCTTTCATTACAATAATCTATTCAAATAGGTGCAATTTCATTTAATCTGAACCGCTTTCCACGGGGCGCTAAAACCTCCAAACTCTGCACACTCGACATGCTTAAGTCGGATACTGCTTTGCCCACCGTGAATATCTTCAAACAAAAACGTGTGCGTGGCTGGTGGCCATTTTATGTGAAGAAGCAGAATGAAGAAATGGAGCTTACCGGCAAGGTGGAAGCAGAGTTCCATTTACTTACAAAAGAGGAGGCTGAACAGAATCCTGCCGGTTATGGACGTAGTGAGCCGGATCCACTAGAGAAAccaaagtaaattaattttgttattgtaaaatgttgAATATGGCTTTAACGAATTTTCTTTCACACTTACAGCCGCCCTGATGCTTCGTTCATGTGGTTCCTAAATCCACTCAAGTCTATACGCTACATTGTCTGGCACAACTACAAATGGGCTATACTAAAAGCACTGCTCATATGTGCTATTTTCTTATTCTTAATTCTCTTCGTTTATTCAGTGCCTGGATATTCGGTCAAGCGGTTGTTGGGCGCCTAAAGACAAACGGTGTATCTTTCACAAATTTCTAAATTGTTAAGACTACATCTATCCTTATGTAGGTCAAAAAGTTTATATTCCAAGCCATATATGCTAAATTTAGGTTATGTGAAACTGTAAGAGCGTAAAATGTCAGTAGGAAGCAAGAGAGTCAAGATAGTTTTTGTGTTGTGGAAATTGAGTCATCCAAGAATACGAGAATGATAGACGCAAGATTGCGATACACTACGTCATAACTAATGTAAACCGTCTAACTTTCATGGTAATCGTGAACAAAGCTTCCTCTCCTTCCAATTATAAAACTGTAATGTCTATTTGTATCACTCTTGACGAAATCTGAAgttattcttttttttggtttatagaCATGCTAAGCAATTATATGTTCGCTATTTTTTTATCGGATGTTCGGAATTTTCGCATTCGAGCAGAATTATACTCTAGAATTTAGAAAATTCTTCTTTAGAGAAAAAccgtatttccaaaaaaatattaaattattttgaaggaTTTGCTAACCATATATAAAACCATAATAAAATTCATTCAGtgcataattttcaatatatataggAACAAAAACTGGTAACCATGAGATAATTTAAATGGTTCCAACAACCATTTTATCGAATACTACTTTAAGTTccataaaaatcaaaacttttaaaAGGAAAAGTGTCTAATAAAAAGTGCTCATGCAGCAATGGTACGCTGTACCTGATTTTACTTGTAGTGTCAATCATATCAGTAAAAGTAGTTAGAATAAATCGCAGAATGACTTATGAATAATGACTGTTTCAGGGGTTTTTGATAAGTGTGATGAACAGCATGTACAAAGAGTTAGCAAATTTTGAGGGATATTCTATATTTTGAGAAGCATTTGTACGCAATGAGGGAGCGGGATCTCGAGTATGTGCGGTAGCGCGACAAATCGGTTAAGGTAGTAAAAACGAAAACTCAAATCATAACTTAGCGTGTTGTATTTACGAATTTTACAGCAACTTGCAACAATGTACCCTAAAACAAtcatatttacaaacacaaaTACGTACTACTTACACACTTGTGCTCGTTttacgaaatattttaataataacacttaaaaacatatagaataattTATACAACAAAGTCTTGTTGTAcgcatgaaattaaaaaagtaaaagtgcatataaaaaattaaaaaaaaagatttaagtatgtatgcaaTATGTTGTGTTTATTAAATTGCTCAATTGtgcttatatatttacaaaaaaaaaatctttgaaaaaattgttattatatttactacGATTTACCATTTAATAATACACCAAAAAAACTCTTGTAAATTATGCACTTCACATTATTTTGCTCAATATCAACATTGATTCGTCTTCAagtatacacaaaaatatttgtaaaattaattgaaatagattttaatgaatatttattaaaaaaaaaaataattaattaattaataataaaaagccGTTCACATTCAAAATtgtctttcttttatttaaaatatataaatgtagttaTATTTACAATTCTCTCCTTCATTTTTGttgcttcaaaaatatttgttctaatatacatacatatgtacatgtttgaaGCAGTTGTCATGGCATAAATTAACAAGctaacaaatttgttttaaatatgtacacatgttttataatttaataaaaactatatatataaataatacttttataactatatttggTAGCCACCTTAAGGCATACATCCTTAAATTCAATGctaatttaatttgcaataacACTATTTATATACTGTAGAAAGCGAGGCTGCGATCGCTTGGAACGTACATACGTATCTACAAGATACCATAACCCAGACAGCTGgcacatttaatttaaacacaTACGTTGCTGAGCATTAATAAAGCCGATAAAGTCGATAGTTAGTTGCGATAGCAGCATTCATATACTTCTAGTGTATGAATAacggatttaaaaatatatctatagtaacagatatatatttatatgataactATAGCAACATAACGCCATTTCACAGCAACTCATAAATGTGTCGATTCCACATTTCGCCGCATCAGTAAACGTCCCGTATTTGGGTAAAAGCTGCGTTTAGGTAAATTAAAAGCTTTCGGAATAACTCTGATTACATAATCTGGCAACaaacaggcaataacggtgATTATAGTGAACAGCCAAACGGGCAGCGAACAcagtattttattatatgcccAATAGATATCGGTGTCGTAGTCCCTgcaaataaaaaggaaatcaggacatcaaatatatttttatatccgcTTTATTGTTTAAAGCCGGTGTAATAagcttattatttaataaaaaaacatttggttATTTTTCAGATACCTGGCAGGTAAACGACAACAAAattgtgggatgaaccaaagcAATACTAAGGGCGCTTTCATAGTGAAAGCAAACCcgatttctatattttaattgaacCCTAGAATCCAATCGGACTCATCGAACACGTTAGCAGTACAAAGAGAGCTTTCACAGTGAAAGCTAACccgatttgtatattttaattggACCCTAGGATTGAATCGAACCCAGAAACACGTTAGCAGTATAAATAAACCTTTCACAGTGAAAGCTAACCCTATTCGAACATTTTAATTGAACCCTAGAATCCTATTGAACTTAGGAAACAATAAAGAGTTTGGATATTGATATACTTACAGATCAATTACGTTATAGATAACAGTAGTTATCATGAACGCCAATATGGAACCCACAATCGTCACTATATACCAATAGCTCAGGTACTTTGACTCTAGCATCAGTTTTAAGTTGACCACAATCACCACGATTTCCATGAGCAACGTGCCAAAGCAAGAAAACTCCGCTGGCTGACCAATATTCAATAGAATATCGTTTGTGGAAAACACATAATAGGTGAAGTAGTAAGTTATCAGCGTATGGTAGAAAGCAAATAGTATCCAACCGATGAAGTATTCCCAGTGTAGTCCcttgttgtttatatttcttttataaagttcgGGTTGGCTGTGTAGAAGAAATCatgataaatatttgtatatctaACAAAACTTAAGCACATACTTTAAAAGCGTCTCCTCACTAAATGCTTTCTCTgtaagagaaataaataaaatcggcAACGAAGTATAGATCACATTGTATAGAGTCAGAAACAGAGAGTCGTAAACGGATTGCGATGAGAAGAGTGAGTAGAATTGAAACAGGAACATTATACCCATAAAGatgatatttttatagaagaaataaaGCACTAAGAGCGACAGACGCGTCGTATGATAATGTCCATGTACTAGTATTAAACGTTTCAGCATACAAAACTTGGCGAAGGAAAAGTCCGCACAACGTGCCGCTTGTCGACCCTCTTTTCCCATAATGCCAAGGCCCACATGTGCCTCCTGAATCATGGAGACATCATTGGCACCATCACCCACTGCAGCAGTAGTGTAAGCCTCTGCAGAGGTTCTTATTAAAGACACCACTTCACTTTTCTGCAATGGACTTAAACGACAGCAAAGCACTGCCGTACATTTGATCGCGACATCGCGGAACATTTCTGGAGTCTCATTCAATGCGATGCTTAAACTTTTGCCATCGATTAGTAGTGCACACTGTGCGCCAATACCGAATACAATTTCACGGTCCAAGCCACTCAAATGCACCATCATGTCCTCTTTCGATCTACAATCGATTATAAAATACTTGATAGCGTCGGGCGGTATGTGGCCACAAGAGAGCGCTATGTTAAGCGCAGTTTCGACCTTATCACCGGTGAGCACCCAAATTTTGATCCCGGCCTTTTGCAGTGAGATCAGTGTATCTGCAACATCGTCTTGTAACGCGTCTTCGACGGCAGTGGAACCCAGTAACTCAAGATCTGCAAAGAATATAGTTTAGAAGCTGcgtgtgtatacatatttagattCTACTTACTGCACTCGATTTTAGCATATGTTTGCTCCAGCAACTCCTTTCGATTTTCCAACGAACTGTTCGCCACATTTATTTCGTCAATGAAGCTGTGGTACTCGTCATCGCCAACGCGTCTCCTCGCCACGGCCAGTGTACGCAAACCTTGGCGTGCGAAATCGCTTATATGCGCATCGGTTCGTGATACAATATTTGACTGATTGTTGGCACACAGTGGGAACACATAACTTTCTGCACCTTTTGTGTAGATCCATTTTGTACCATTCTCATCTTTTACAATCACACTCATACGTTTGCGATCAGAAGTGAATTCCAGTACATGCAAACGACTGAAATGCATTTCGTTGACTTTACCAACGCTAAAGGGGCGCGAATAGTCCATGTGTGGAGGCACGACGCGAATTCGCAAAACCTCATCATCATCGCCCATATAGACGAGCCCCAGATTGGCGCAAGCCTCAACGAGCGCCTTTTCGTCTGGGCTGGAGGCTTGATAGTCGAGCGTGCTGCGTGGAAATGGTTATTAGAGGACACATCAATAAACGCAAAAGATAAACTTACAGCACAACTTGTTCGATCTCATTCTTGCGTCGCTGTGACTCCGCGCGTATCAGCAGCGTTGGCTGACGCTGGAAGTTGGGTGCTGCATAAGATTCACGCGACAGATTGCTCGCTGTGCGGATGACAGTTCCACGTTGTTGAACTAGAAATATGTCATATGATTATTCTAACAACACTGCTCGAGAATTATTCGAACATCAAACTCACCTGGTTGTGATAAATATGCACCAGGTGCGCCATAAGACTGCGATCGCTTGTGACCTGTCGGAGAGGGCACAACTGCTACGTCTGGCAAGTCGATGGCAGATGTGGATCGTGTGAAAGGTAATGAAGACGGCCGCGAACCTGGAGTTGTTAACAAATTCGGATCAGCGCGGCTGACCATCTCTATAGAGCACATCCCTTCATTTCCCATTTGCGGTGGACACGATATAATCGGGTGTATTCTAGATGAGGCTCTCGTAAAATTTGGACTTCGTTTGACAATTAGCGGTCGTTTGCGTTTCTCTACTTTATTTGCTTCGTTAAGCAGCGGATTTACGTCAGACGTTATATTTGTGCCATTCGAACGGTTTGAACTTGTGCCTTTAGATATGTTTACAATGCCATTGGAAACAATACCCTCATCTATTGTGCCATTAGGATTATTGGATAGACTTGTTTCCAACATTTGCGAATGGTCGAAATCTACACCACTTTGTCGACTGGAATTGTTACTCTCCTCGGTGATATCGGAAATGGAATACATTTTGGCGAGTCCACTTTTGCCATTGGTTTCATTATTGGGTGTTTCAACTTCATCGGTAGCATTCTCATTTGATTCCCCTGCAACTTGAACGGTATGGCATATAGCCAAGGCTTGAAAGAAGTTCTTTTGGTCtttctgtaaaatattaaaaataagaaataattgatATTACAGTatacaactatttttaattgAGGTTATGCGAAGACACAAATCGAATTTTATCGTCCACATTTCGAACACACATTTCTCAAACttacattaaatttgtttatatctaTCAATGCGCCGCTCCCATCTTCCAGCAGCCGTgtctttttatatgtatatttacgtcCATTTATGGAGCACTGTTGGAAAATCAtttcgtttttcgttaatgtGCCGGTTTTATCCGAAAACAGTATGTTTATCTGACCAAGTTCTTCATTTAAATTTGATgtgtttacaataaaatgttCGTCGCTTGCTTCGTCATACAATTGCATATCCCACTCCATGAAGAACCCACCAATACCACGTTGCAACTCAATGGTTACATACAATGATATTGGTATGAGGTAATTAAagagtatcaaaaaagataagTAATCTTGCAGAAACTGTCGCACGCTATAGC
This genomic interval carries:
- the LOC105216450 gene encoding phospholipid-transporting ATPase IF isoform X3 — its product is MGSRVSTINDWLQIKIGGDEEVKKKKGRQQLNRIKSTKYTLITFLPQNLLEQFRRIANFYFLIMTVISLVIDSPVSPLTSLLPLVFVIAVTAAKQGYEDFLRYRTDNVVNRSPVTVIRNGVETHIQSQYVCPGDLVVVERDCDVPCDLVLLRSTDPHGKCFITTANLDGESNLKTLTVPRDLPLVDITQLHKLGVIECESPKTDLYSFNGKLELAGGEGRVLPLSADNVLLRGSRVKNTECVIGCAVYTGMITKLQLNSRLTRNKTASSEIYVNRFLVVILVMLIAIVTMMYFFKRYEEIYVIPKLGYLGPAADGYSVRQFLQDYLSFLILFNYLIPISLYVTIELQRGIGGFFMEWDMQLYDEASDEHFIVNTSNLNEELGQINILFSDKTGTLTKNEMIFQQCSINGRKYTYKKTRLLEDGSGALIDINKFNKDQKNFFQALAICHTVQVAGESNENATDEVETPNNETNGKSGLAKMYSISDITEESNNSSRQSGVDFDHSQMLETSLSNNPNGTIDEGIVSNGIVNISKGTSSNRSNGTNITSDVNPLLNEANKVEKRKRPLIVKRSPNFTRASSRIHPIISCPPQMGNEGMCSIEMVSRADPNLLTTPGSRPSSLPFTRSTSAIDLPDVAVVPSPTGHKRSQSYGAPGAYLSQPVQQRGTVIRTASNLSRESYAAPNFQRQPTLLIRAESQRRKNEIEQVVLTLDYQASSPDEKALVEACANLGLVYMGDDDEVLRIRVVPPHMDYSRPFSVGKVNEMHFSRLHVLEFTSDRKRMSVIVKDENGTKWIYTKGAESYVFPLCANNQSNIVSRTDAHISDFARQGLRTLAVARRRVGDDEYHSFIDEINVANSSLENRKELLEQTYAKIECNLELLGSTAVEDALQDDVADTLISLQKAGIKIWVLTGDKVETALNIALSCGHIPPDAIKYFIIDCRSKEDMMVHLSGLDREIVFGIGAQCALLIDGKSLSIALNETPEMFRDVAIKCTAVLCCRLSPLQKSEVVSLIRTSAEAYTTAAVGDGANDVSMIQEAHVGLGIMGKEGRQAARCADFSFAKFCMLKRLILVHGHYHTTRLSLLVLYFFYKNIIFMGIMFLFQFYSLFSSQSVYDSLFLTLYNVIYTSLPILFISLTEKAFSEETLLNQPELYKRNINNKGLHWEYFIGWILFAFYHTLITYYFTYYVFSTNDILLNIGQPAEFSCFGTLLMEIVVIVVNLKLMLESKYLSYWYIVTIVGSILAFMITTVIYNVIDLDYDTDIYWAYNKILCSLPVWLFTIITVIACLLPDYVIRVIPKAFNLPKRSFYPNTGRLLMRRNVESTHL
- the LOC105216450 gene encoding phospholipid-transporting ATPase IF isoform X2 — protein: MDKCLSSLCGRRGSRVSTINDWLQIKIGGDEEVKKKKGRQQLNRIKSTKYTLITFLPQNLLEQFRRIANFYFLIMTVISLVIDSPVSPLTSLLPLVFVIAVTAAKQGYEDFLRYRTDNVVNRSPVTVIRNGVETHIQSQYVCPGDLVVVERDCDVPCDLVLLRSTDPHGKCFITTANLDGESNLKTLTVPRDLPLVDITQLHKLGVIECESPKTDLYSFNGKLELAGGEGRVLPLSADNVLLRGSRVKNTECVIGCAVYTGMITKLQLNSRLTRNKTASSEIYVNRFLVVILVMLIAIVTMMYFFKRYEEIYVIPKLGYLGPAADGYSVRQFLQDYLSFLILFNYLIPISLYVTIELQRGIGGFFMEWDMQLYDEASDEHFIVNTSNLNEELGQINILFSDKTGTLTKNEMIFQQCSINGRKYTYKKTRLLEDGSGALIDINKFNKDQKNFFQALAICHTVQVAGESNENATDEVETPNNETNGKSGLAKMYSISDITEESNNSSRQSGVDFDHSQMLETSLSNNPNGTIDEGIVSNGIVNISKGTSSNRSNGTNITSDVNPLLNEANKVEKRKRPLIVKRSPNFTRASSRIHPIISCPPQMGNEGMCSIEMVSRADPNLLTTPGSRPSSLPFTRSTSAIDLPDVAVVPSPTGHKRSQSYGAPGAYLSQPVQQRGTVIRTASNLSRESYAAPNFQRQPTLLIRAESQRRKNEIEQVVLTLDYQASSPDEKALVEACANLGLVYMGDDDEVLRIRVVPPHMDYSRPFSVGKVNEMHFSRLHVLEFTSDRKRMSVIVKDENGTKWIYTKGAESYVFPLCANNQSNIVSRTDAHISDFARQGLRTLAVARRRVGDDEYHSFIDEINVANSSLENRKELLEQTYAKIECNLELLGSTAVEDALQDDVADTLISLQKAGIKIWVLTGDKVETALNIALSCGHIPPDAIKYFIIDCRSKEDMMVHLSGLDREIVFGIGAQCALLIDGKSLSIALNETPEMFRDVAIKCTAVLCCRLSPLQKSEVVSLIRTSAEAYTTAAVGDGANDVSMIQEAHVGLGIMGKEGRQAARCADFSFAKFCMLKRLILVHGHYHTTRLSLLVLYFFYKNIIFMGIMFLFQFYSLFSSQSVYDSLFLTLYNVIYTSLPILFISLTEKAFSEETLLNQPELYKRNINNKGLHWEYFIGWILFAFYHTLITYYFTYYVFSTNDILLNIGQPAEFSCFGTLLMEIVVIVVNLKLMLESKYLSYWYIVTIVGSILAFMITTVIYNVIDLDYDTDIYWAYNKILCSLPVWLFTIITVIACLLPDYVIRVIPKAFNLPKRSFYPNTGRLLMRRNVESTHL
- the LOC105216450 gene encoding phospholipid-transporting ATPase IF isoform X1 — its product is MNFVGRHDHLAGGYRRVNTATYGFPLFHNTDESKTFVKDSVSWKWHKGSRVSTINDWLQIKIGGDEEVKKKKGRQQLNRIKSTKYTLITFLPQNLLEQFRRIANFYFLIMTVISLVIDSPVSPLTSLLPLVFVIAVTAAKQGYEDFLRYRTDNVVNRSPVTVIRNGVETHIQSQYVCPGDLVVVERDCDVPCDLVLLRSTDPHGKCFITTANLDGESNLKTLTVPRDLPLVDITQLHKLGVIECESPKTDLYSFNGKLELAGGEGRVLPLSADNVLLRGSRVKNTECVIGCAVYTGMITKLQLNSRLTRNKTASSEIYVNRFLVVILVMLIAIVTMMYFFKRYEEIYVIPKLGYLGPAADGYSVRQFLQDYLSFLILFNYLIPISLYVTIELQRGIGGFFMEWDMQLYDEASDEHFIVNTSNLNEELGQINILFSDKTGTLTKNEMIFQQCSINGRKYTYKKTRLLEDGSGALIDINKFNKDQKNFFQALAICHTVQVAGESNENATDEVETPNNETNGKSGLAKMYSISDITEESNNSSRQSGVDFDHSQMLETSLSNNPNGTIDEGIVSNGIVNISKGTSSNRSNGTNITSDVNPLLNEANKVEKRKRPLIVKRSPNFTRASSRIHPIISCPPQMGNEGMCSIEMVSRADPNLLTTPGSRPSSLPFTRSTSAIDLPDVAVVPSPTGHKRSQSYGAPGAYLSQPVQQRGTVIRTASNLSRESYAAPNFQRQPTLLIRAESQRRKNEIEQVVLTLDYQASSPDEKALVEACANLGLVYMGDDDEVLRIRVVPPHMDYSRPFSVGKVNEMHFSRLHVLEFTSDRKRMSVIVKDENGTKWIYTKGAESYVFPLCANNQSNIVSRTDAHISDFARQGLRTLAVARRRVGDDEYHSFIDEINVANSSLENRKELLEQTYAKIECNLELLGSTAVEDALQDDVADTLISLQKAGIKIWVLTGDKVETALNIALSCGHIPPDAIKYFIIDCRSKEDMMVHLSGLDREIVFGIGAQCALLIDGKSLSIALNETPEMFRDVAIKCTAVLCCRLSPLQKSEVVSLIRTSAEAYTTAAVGDGANDVSMIQEAHVGLGIMGKEGRQAARCADFSFAKFCMLKRLILVHGHYHTTRLSLLVLYFFYKNIIFMGIMFLFQFYSLFSSQSVYDSLFLTLYNVIYTSLPILFISLTEKAFSEETLLNQPELYKRNINNKGLHWEYFIGWILFAFYHTLITYYFTYYVFSTNDILLNIGQPAEFSCFGTLLMEIVVIVVNLKLMLESKYLSYWYIVTIVGSILAFMITTVIYNVIDLDYDTDIYWAYNKILCSLPVWLFTIITVIACLLPDYVIRVIPKAFNLPKRSFYPNTGRLLMRRNVESTHL